In the Nocardioides panaciterrulae genome, CAGCTCGTGGAGGCGGTGGTGTGGGCGGGTATCGACGGGGACGTCGGCGCCGGCTGGGCGCATGCCGCCGCTCTGGTCTATCTCGGCTACGCGCTGGTGGTGCTCCCGACCCTCGTGCCGCTGTCGCTCCTGCTGTTGGAGCCGCGCCGCGGGCGCTTGAGGATCTCGCCGTTCGTCCTGCTCGGCCTGGTGGTCTCGGTCGCGCTGCTGCTCGGGTTGCTCGCGCAACCCGTGGGAGTGGCCCCCCATCCCCACGCCGTGGAGTACCAGACGGGCGTGACCCACGGGCTGTGGTGGGCAGTGCTCTATGTCGTGGCGGTCATCGGCCCCGCCCTGCTCTCGGGCTACCGCTCGATCGTGGTCTTCGGAGTGCTGAACCTGGTGGGCCTGGTGGGTGCGGCGGTGTTGTACCAGAGCGTGTTCGCCTCCCTGTGGTGCGTGTACGCCGCGCTCGTGTCGGTGCTGGTGCTCGTGCACATGATCCGGCGGCGCAGGCTCCGCGATCCTGAACGGCTGGGCGAGACCGCGTGGCCGGCAGCCCGGGCCTGAACCGGCCTCCGATTCGACCCGTAGATCAGCGTGTCGGTCCGCTCACCTTGGGACCACCGGCCCTCCCCGGTGTGGCGGTCGTCGAACCGGGGAACCACTGGTGCTGGAGCGACTCACTCGAAGAGCAAGGGAGCGTCATGGACATCACCGAGCACATCTTGTCCCAGCACCATCAGCAGCGGCGCATGTTCGCGCTGCTCGACGAGATCGATCCCGGGGACTCGGATTCGCTCGGCGCCGTCTGGACCCAGCTGGCGAGGTTCCTGGAGGTGCATGCGGCGGCCGAGGAGGAGATCTTCTACCCGGAGGTCCTGCGGGTCGGCCGCGGCGCCGGCGGCGCGGAGAGCGCAGCGGAGGAGACCGAGGACGCCATCGGGGACCACAACGACATCCGCGACGCCGTGGCGCGGGCGAACGCCGAGCGGCCGGGCACGGATGCGTGGTGGAAGGCGGTGATCGACGCCCGCCTGGCCAACAGCGACCACATGGCGGAGGAGGAGCGGGAGGACCTGGCGGACTTCCGTCGTCACGCGGA is a window encoding:
- a CDS encoding hemerythrin domain-containing protein, with protein sequence MDITEHILSQHHQQRRMFALLDEIDPGDSDSLGAVWTQLARFLEVHAAAEEEIFYPEVLRVGRGAGGAESAAEETEDAIGDHNDIRDAVARANAERPGTDAWWKAVIDARLANSDHMAEEEREDLADFRRHADLGMRHELAVKFLVFEAKHAGGIDSSDKDPERYVAQNQ
- a CDS encoding DUF6629 family protein, with protein sequence MCFSVQADLVAGAALVPVGVLSLREVKRLDELPFAALPLLFALHQLVEAVVWAGIDGDVGAGWAHAAALVYLGYALVVLPTLVPLSLLLLEPRRGRLRISPFVLLGLVVSVALLLGLLAQPVGVAPHPHAVEYQTGVTHGLWWAVLYVVAVIGPALLSGYRSIVVFGVLNLVGLVGAAVLYQSVFASLWCVYAALVSVLVLVHMIRRRRLRDPERLGETAWPAARA